In the genome of Lactuca sativa cultivar Salinas chromosome 3, Lsat_Salinas_v11, whole genome shotgun sequence, the window tatgttttcTTTTATTCGTTTTAAATTTAGTATTTTAATTTGTCATGTTTTCTTGAAATGGAATGGTGTTTTGGATGTAGATGACAGCGTCTCACTTGCCATACACACGGAATGGTCTAAAATTCTTTACAAAGAAAGGAGGGTTAACGTCGGTTGAGGTGGAAGAAATATGCGATAAAGCAGCGTTTAAATATGCGAATAGGGTGACAAAAGTGTCGACGTTGCTTAGAACGACGCCTACACGAGTGGATTTCATGAGTGTTTATGCAAAACATCTTCGAGATATCATCAAGGAGCGAGTAAACCATCCGCAACACTACGACACTCCTCTTGAAGGCTTTCAGGTGagttggttttcgatgtgatcATGAGAATATAATTAACCATCAAagttaattaattatataattttaacTTAAAATAACTGAATTATTTTCTAAAATATTTAGTCACAAGAAACGTTTCTAGCATCTCGAACCCAACATCAAAGTCCATACACTATTTtaataacctttttttttttaaaaatattgttAATATTTGATATTCATTCGAAACATACTTTGTCCTTGAACTTTTCTGTTTACAATTTGATCTATGTATCTATTTTCAGTTTATTACGTTATTTAACTATATAATAATATTTGAACTCTAATATATGTTATTTCTAATACTATTGTGTACAGTGTAACTCGGGTATTTTATTTGGTTGTTAAATCAAATATTAAATTTGAGGCTAAACAGCACATATGGTCCTCGTCAAAAGCTAAAGATTTCATCCTCAAAATGGTCTTTCTCTACTCTCAtcacctttttatttttattttttataaaaaataatcaattttaattttactaaataaaaataaacagaaaaataatttaccaaaacaaaaacaaaatcaacattaaaataaataaaacagtaAAATATGGATTCATAGAGTGTAAAATGGATTCAGAGTGAAATATGGGTCCACCTTTGGATTAGTTTGACTCATGGATTCGTAATATAGATTCATCTTTGACCAAATATTTGTGATATGGAATATGGATCCAGAGGATGTGAAATATATTATCTCACATTCTTACTCATAAAGAAACACTTGGGGTTACTATTCTAGCCTATTATACacatggctttgataccaaaaTGCATTAGGATCGAATTTCCCAAAATAAAAAACTTactaaataaaagtgttttttattttttaattcaatGTAGACagatgatttaattaattaatactttATTAACACAACATAAACATAGTACATAAACGATTACAAAATTCAAAGAAAAGAAAACTTACAATTTGGATCCATGGGTATGAGATCCTTACACATTTCTATGATATTAAAAACTTCTACAACTCCAAACACACAGACACTTCAAACACACAGACAATACTAAAGGAATTTAAGGAGAGATATGAGAATTTTTCGGATGCCTTCTTCAAATGAGCAAGGCTCTATTTATAGACAGTCTTCGGACTTGAAACCCGGACTTCAACATCAATTATGTCTTGGAAAATGGTTTTGTTTTCTTTTGATAGAAAAATCATTTGGTTTTATTATTTCAGTCAGATTCCCTGAAAAATGACTGCAGAGATTCCACTTAATTTGCAGAGATTCCATCTTCTTTGGCTGGATCCGATTTTTTATTGGTTTTGTCTTTTTTCGTTCTTCTTGCTCGATGCACCTTCTTTGGAGTGAATACTTGCAGCTTCATTCATTAGTTGATCATCTTGTTCTTCTAAACTAATACCATCCTTATCTTCATTATCGAATATCCTTGTGAGGACATGTTGTCATCATCTTCCAACGAGAAATCTGTTAATATTTTTTCTCGTTTTTGGATTAGTTTATTTAGTTCATCATGAGAAATAATTGGATTTTCTCTTAATATTTTTTCCATATAATGGATCGTAGCAACTTATCTTTATTATTAGCCTGGGTATCCACCTCAGGAGaccttaattttttattattgtcATGCTCTGCTAGAGCATCCATAACTTCACCAATAAAAAATTACATCATTTTGTTACAAAAGAATATTGCAACAACTTAGATATTGTCAAATATTGCAAATCATCGACATCAAATTCTTTTCGACAACTAATCAGGGACCTTAAAATGTAGAACAATTGATTTTGAGAAAATAATATTACtaatatcatagcaaaataaGTAATATGACTAATATCTTTACAAAATAGATAGTCATGACTAATATAAACATATTATTCCTTAAAAAATTTATCCATGAAGGACTTTATCGAGGTTTTTAAAATTCATTGGTTCCTACAACTTTCTTATTGGTCTAAGTAGGGACAAAACACGTAGACGTCAACTAGTTAACCGCCTACTGCATACATATTATTCATAAACTACAGTCGAGATGTTTACGACATCTCAAATCTAAAGTTGTTGGTCGTTTTAGCAAAATAATTTTTGCTAATATGACGTACACTTGTGACACATtgtttttgataatttttatacCAAAATAACTtatacattatttttttttaaaaagtttctatcattttattttgatattgaaGCACAACATGTTTATTTGAGTAAGTTAAAAATATTGGATGGGTGAAAACCATTTAAGTtaatttgttttttgatttttttttttaaattgtcatCTTTAGAAAGTTAAAAAGTAGCTTAAAAGttagttttttaaaaaattattttgacaAGTTTTTCATgagttatttttttttcaaatatatccttaattaattttaaaaatcatatttttctaaatgcatttttatgtcattttataacTTTCAACTAGTTTATTAGTTAGTTTTTACCGAAAGTTATTTTTTATCTACTGACTTATAaactatcagctagcttttcagctagtgcATCaaatatagtatatatataaaagttagtatatatttaattttttaaattggcAACGTTAACAATAAGTTCCATCAATTTTTCACAATGCCCCGCTTATGTGAAATGTGGGTATGCCGTGTAGAGGTGTAGTTCCTATTAATAACTAGATAGTTCCcctactttttagtaaaactaaACCTGCTAGTTTAAAAAATTGCATATTTATTTTCATGCATATTacgattttttataaaatatggagTGTACACAATAGCACAAATGCCCATAGGCATAAGGCCCAGGTGGGTCCTATTATGTTTATACATCATCAGTGATTCAGTCCACATCATCAGTCATTCAGTCCTAAAACATAAATAATGGGCCTTTAAAGGATGCAACATGCATCAATGCATGGATGATGGACCCAAAAGAAGTGTGTTTACAATTTTTGGACTTTCTGAAATTCAGAATTTATTGTCATGAGCAGTGAATTTATTTAGTTTGTTCTAGTAATTTAAAGAAAACGTAAGTATAGTATCACATAACTTTTAAAAAGATACTAATTTGAAAAGTATATAATCGAAATTATATTAATTTCCTCCAATTTAAATGAAGTTTAACTAATTTTATCCAAAGCTACTAACGTCTAAAGTtagtagattttttttttaaattattgattgggaaaatgaaaaaaatggtAAGACCCGTTCAACAGTCCATGATATATTGCAGAATATTAAaataactaggtgtgagacccgtgtatcacatgggtttattaaaaataaaaatttaatattaatatatatatatatatatatatatatatatatatatatatatatatatatatatatatatatatatatatatatatatattttataaaataatgtttttcctTAATAAAATGTAATCTTTTGAAGTATTTATGAATGAAATCAAATCATTTAAAGCATTTATGagaatttattatcaaattaatagaatgataACCTTACATATATAACCCATTAGAATCTtttgaaaaaattattttaaaaaaatcaagaattccccaaaaaatgacaagtggaaaataacaattttaaaaatcatagaaaatgacatttgtcaaaatgaaggagaagataacaagtgacaaaattattttcatttataagGTAGGATATAGAAGTGTTTGTGTTTGGTTTTAACATCAAAACTTTTTTATTACACACCTTAACTGTCACACTCATATTAGAGTGTTGTTGGTTTCGAAGAGATAGTATATGACATAAACTTCTTGGTTTTATGTTTTGagacaaataaattattttataaattagAGCACATATAGAGCACATAAACTAATTTATTTTGAGCTTATTGTCTTAGATATTCGGGTTTTTTTTAAGATTTATTaagattttttgtttttataaattatgttttttatatattCGTTTTCATGTATTCAAAATTGTAAAATGAACATGTAAAaagtaattgtttttacatatTCATTTTTCCAGAAAGACAAAGATGTAGTAAATCTAAAAAAATCTTGAAATAAATTGTGCATAAAAGTTGTAAAAatcataatttaaaaaaatatatatctaaGAGACTCATTCCGGACAACTTCCATGGTTGCTTTATAGACATTTTGGAATAGTTCCTTAACCAAAATTTATTGTTAACCCATTTTTAGTTATATaactaaatgtcattttattgcaattttacaatcattatTTAACTTATCTTCTAGTTTTACAAAACCTTATATATTATTAGCTTAGCTTTTCAGTCAGCCTAATTGTGTAATTAAAAATTTCGTCAATAGGATTAAGTTTTTGGATATGATACGCAAAATAAATAACTATAAGTACCCTGTAAATATCTTGACTAGTAAACCAAATGAAAACAATGAAAACATGGATTTGTATTTACTTTGTTTATCAATATATATTACATATATGTGCTAAAACAAATTTTTAGTTAACCACAGATAATAGTGAATGCTGGAAATGGGTCGGGAGGATTCTTTACTTACCAAGTATTAGACAAGTTAGGTGCCGACACATTTGGGTCATTAAACCTTAAACCCGACGGCATGTTTCCTAACCACATCCCAAATCCCGAGGACAAGGTTGCAATGGCAGTAACAAGAACAGCTGTGCTAGAAAACACTGCGGATCTTGGCATCGTTTTTGATACAGATGTTGACCGGAGTGGTGTTGTTGACAAAGATGGAAACCCCATTAATGGTGATAAGTTAATTGCACTTATGGCTTCCATTGTCTTAAAGGAGCATCCTGGTTCCACCATTGTTACTGACGCTCGAACCAGTTTGGCTTTGACTAAGTTCATCACTGATCGAGGTGGTCAACATTGTTTGTATCGTGTGGGTTATCGGAATGTTATTGATAAGGGTGTTCAGCTTAACCAAGATGGTATTGATACTCAACTTATGATGGAAACCTCTGGTCATGGAGCTCTTAAAGAAAATTACTTTCTTGATGATGGTTAGTGTTCTTTTAATTCGTTTTTTATTGTTTGATATTATGATTTCATGTATTGCATTGTGTATATATAGGTGCATATATGGTGGTAAAGATCATTATAGAAATGGTGAGAATGAAACTAGAGGGTTCGGATGAAGGAATCGGAAGTTTGATAAAAGATCTTGAAGAACCATTAGAATCGGTAGAACTAAGAATGAACATCCTTTCTGAGTCTAAACGTGCGAAGGCTGAAGCCATTCTCATCATCGAGACCTTCAAATCCTATATAGAAGTACGTTCTTCAACAAAGATTCATACCTTAAACGTTTGTAGATGTATGATTATTAATTgatatataaaaatgtatataaacAACAGGAAGGGAGGCTAGTGGGATGGGAGCTCGATGCATGTGGAGATTGTTGGGTGAGTGATGGTTGCCTTGTTGATTCGAATGACACTCCTGCTCCCGTCGATGCTCAAATGTACAGGTATAAATGCACTCCTAAATGTAAATTAATTTGGTCTTTTTCATCAAAAAAATACTACTCCTAGAATATTTTGAAACTCATATTACATGTGTCCTTTATTTATTAACCTTGAAACATGTTTAGGACGAAGGTTTCAAGTGAAGAAGATGGGCAATACGGATGGATACACATTAGACAAAGTATTCATAATCCAAATATAGCGATCAATATGCAGTCGACGGTGCCTGGTGGTTGTTTATTGATGGCTCGAGTTTTCTTGGATAAGTATGTCTAGTATCTTTTAGTACTCAAATACCCTAGTGTACACATATCactaattttaaaaagttttgtTCCTTTTAGGTTCCTCATTGCAAGTGGAATGGAGAGAGCTCTTGATTTCTCTCAGATCGAGAACTATATTAAAAGTGGAAACATCAGCTAGTTGGTTTCTAACTGTGTGAAGCTAGAAAAACGCTTGATTTGTTATACTGAAACTCAATAATTATTGAGAAAACGTTAGCATATAGAATTCAAAACAATGGCTACACTCATTATCAGACCTTAGAGGACCACACCAAGAAtaaaaaaaggaaataaagtaGCCATATAATTACAATATGTCAATATTTATTGATACTATATTTTGTTCACCAACCAGATTGTACCCCTAGGAAAAGTTTGAGTAATTGCACCTTTCATCAATTCAACCCTCATCTTCTATGAAAGTAGTACAACCAGCTGCATTGCATTAAGTTCTCACATACGCGAGTGTGATTCGGGCAGAAATATCAATATGAGTTGGCTCAAATTGGTACGTTTGAGCTCATGATGCAGTCTTGCCAAGCCTTTTTGACCCGCTTGTGTACGTGCTTTCATGAGTCGGCTCACCTCGTCAACACTATAAAAAATGGTCAACTCATTACTCATGTGACCAATTTTGGAGCAAGTAATGACTCTGGTACCTTATAATTTATATAGGGATAATCACTTAAAAAAATGACCAAAAGAGGAGGTGGCATGCATGACCAAGTAATGACTCTTgcaaattaatttattataaaataactattcATTTTGCAAAAAGTGATTTTATGAAATAACCTTAATTCATATTTCGATATACTTCATATTTTCATATTCACGTCAAAGTTTGAAAATGCTAGAATTACCATATAATTTTCGTACCAAGCATATTGTATTTGTATTTGTTTGACGCTTTTACTAAAAGAAACGaatgcactacaagaaaaacgatTATTAGCGGCAACAAAAATCACTGATAAAAGTAAAATTAGTTGGCGGTAAAGATAATAGCCACAACAAGTCGGTACTAATGAGTTGCAGTTGTTACCCCGTCGCTATTGATCAAAATGTTGCTGCTAATAATGAAGTCGTCGGTAATATTTGCGTCGGTAACAAGTGTGCGGCGCTAATAAtagtcatttttttttaatttagtcCTTTTTGGATATAGAAAAATCGGTACGTAACGACATTAATCGCCGAAAACACGAAAACATTAGATGAAAAAAATTACATATCAACATCTAATTAAGTACCAAAATGTTATAATTTCATAAAAATACTAAAATAGAACAAAAGTGTTAATTATAAAGTTATTTAATAACAAGTCTAACAAAACAGAAACTACTCCGACAAACCATCATCTTTGCTCCCCTCGGTTCCTCCTTGATCATCACTTAGTGGTTTCCCCGAATAAAAAAGCACACAAAGTTCCTCCCTACACGTTGTGTCGTTGTACATTTCACGAAGATTTTCCAACTATATAACgaataaaaacatatataaacttataaattAAACTATAAGATAAACAAAAACTACCAAAGTGCATTGTTATTATTTGCACTTAATACATGAAATaccaaaagtacattgctatttcttgcacttaggatataaacacaattaccaaatcaactTGCATTTATTGAtgccaaagtacattgttatatttAGAATAGtgacaaaaaaccaaagtacattgttacTTCTTGCACTTGGAACATAAacacaattaccaaatcaacatgcatttattgatCATTATATAGATATATGATACTTTGaaattaaatagttttattttACAAGAAATGGTAGCTTACTTTTTACTTATTTTGTGTTAAaccttaaatacaagaaataccaaagtacattgctatttcttgtacTTGGGACAAAATCACAAGTACAAACACAATTACAAAATCAACATATATTTATTGAttccaaagtacattgttatttttagATTAGGGAAAAAAACCAAATTACATTGCTATTTCCTACACATAGAACATAAACACAATTACCAAATCAATATgcatttattgatgattatatatatatatatatatatatatatatatatatatatatatatatatatatatatatatatatatatatatatatatatatatgatactttGAAATTAAATAGTCTTATTTTACAAGAAATGGTAGCttacttgtaacgtcccaaaattcaaaaataaaaatttcatttttaagttcATCAATCCCAAACATCACACGTCTCAAAATAATCCAAAATACAAACTATCAAAGTAAAAGAAATCATAAATGCGGAAATcatgagggggagaatgttgtgcCATAACATCGGACCCTTTCTTTTTGTACCGGAAGTACCTCAAACCAAAAACATatatgtaagcacaaagcttagtgagcttccccaaaataccacatacatcatacatataaatataatagaaCGTAGTTGTGTTAGGTCCGTAACAACCCCCATGTCCGTATCAACCTCATGGAACGAAAAATAGTTGTATCGGGTTCGTATCAACCTCGAATCCATAATGACTCCAAGCCCAGATAAGCTCAATGCATATATCATACAATCACATCAATAATAGTCACATAATTACATACATTCTATACATACGAATCAGTAGGTCgtcattggtaccttcgacccactAGTGTGgcaagaagactcacctctggctGAAGGTAACTGAATCTCACACTCGAGCTGCTGCTAACACGACTCCTCACACTAATCAAAACCCAAGGACAGTCCTAATTAAAATCATGGCATTAACCCATAATCAATGGTCCAATCATCATTTATCTTATTAAgggaaaagaccattttgccattCCCATACATAACCCAACTAATCAAGCCCAAAATCACTA includes:
- the LOC111920921 gene encoding uncharacterized protein LOC111920921 encodes the protein MSYTLPPSTSLNNITPINHNFPSSSTPKTLTFPFSIPPKLTLTSTKSSATTNYNDLGLDEEMGRIKRLQNGSDVRGVAVEGEVGRQVDLTPPAVEAIAESFGEWVMNRLVKEKGRPVEDIRVSLGRDPRISGGSLSVAIFSGLGRAGCMTYDMGLATTPACFMSTVLPPFLYDASIMMTASHLPYTRNGLKFFTKKGGLTSVEVEEICDKAAFKYANRVTKVSTLLRTTPTRVDFMSVYAKHLRDIIKERVNHPQHYDTPLEGFQIIVNAGNGSGGFFTYQVLDKLGADTFGSLNLKPDGMFPNHIPNPEDKVAMAVTRTAVLENTADLGIVFDTDVDRSGVVDKDGNPINGDKLIALMASIVLKEHPGSTIVTDARTSLALTKFITDRGGQHCLYRVGYRNVIDKGVQLNQDGIDTQLMMETSGHGALKENYFLDDGAYMVVKIIIEMVRMKLEGSDEGIGSLIKDLEEPLESVELRMNILSESKRAKAEAILIIETFKSYIEEGRLVGWELDACGDCWVSDGCLVDSNDTPAPVDAQMYRTKVSSEEDGQYGWIHIRQSIHNPNIAINMQSTVPGGCLLMARVFLDKFLIASGMERALDFSQIENYIKSGNIS